The DNA sequence CTGTGATAGATCTTAATAAAAAATAAAAAAGTTGTTTTTAAGGCTTCAATAACCTGTCCAAAAGAACAGGTTATTTTTGTACTCGAGAACGATGTATCGGAATCACAAAGATAATATTTTTTTACACATAAACATATCAACACGATTCTTTAAAGAAAGGTTCAGATGAGAATTTCAGTCGTCATCAGTAGTCTCAATACCGATAGTCGCAGCAGGATGCTCGCTGCCATGTGCCAAGCCGCTCTGGAGGACAAGGGTATTTCTGTTGACTTTATCGATCTTCGACAATTTGACCCACCAAATTTCGACGACGATGAAATCTATTCATCAGAGGTTTACCTATCGTGCCACAAAGTCATAGCAGCCGCAGATGCTGTTATATTGGCCAGTCCAGTGTACAATTGGGCGTGTTGCTCTGAACTCAAGAAATTTGTCGAGTATATAGGTTCCACGCCACAAGACGGTTCCCTCAGAGGAGCTTTCTACGATAAGATTGTAATGTTTGTCAATGCTGGTGGATTGCCGCACAGCTATATGGCATTTGCCTCGCTGGCAACGTCCCTTATGCTGGATTTCAAGTGTATTATCAGCCCGTATAACGTGTATGTACACGATGCCAATTGGGTTGGGGAAAATGAAC is a window from the Gemmatimonadota bacterium genome containing:
- a CDS encoding NAD(P)H-dependent oxidoreductase; amino-acid sequence: MRISVVISSLNTDSRSRMLAAMCQAALEDKGISVDFIDLRQFDPPNFDDDEIYSSEVYLSCHKVIAAADAVILASPVYNWACCSELKKFVEYIGSTPQDGSLRGAFYDKIVMFVNAGGLPHSYMAFASLATSLMLDFKCIISPYNVYVHDANWVGENELDDKRKARLNKSLDVLIELAERLQDRSYTSNWEI